GATCGCTTGTTGTCAGTCCAAGTCGGACGGCCAAACCGAAGAAATTGATGATCTCGCCATGCTCCGGTCCGAGCAAATGAGCGCCCAGGATAGTGTCGCATTCGTTATCGATTATGACCTTGGTTGCAGCGCAGCTTTCGCCAACGCGAAGGTTGGAATACCAGTCGCCGGTGTCATTTTCGACGACGCGGATATCATGTCTGGCCTCTCGTGCTTCCTCTTCGAGCATGCCAACACGGCTGAGCTCTGGTACCGTAAATACAGCGCTCGGTACGCCTGCATAATCCGGCTTTGTCCGATTGCCGTTGAGCATATTGGACGCAGCTACCTTGCCCTCGAAAACTGCGACAGGCGTAAGCGGCGCGCCTTGCGTGTCGGCCGCGTCGCCGGCAGCATAGATCTTGGGGTTGGAGGTGCTTTGCAGGTAGGCGTTGACCTCAACGCCCTTGTCACCTGCCTCGACATTGGCTGCGGCCAGGTCAAGCCGGCCAATTGCCGGGACGCGGCCCGCGCCGTGGACGACGAGATCGGCGCGCAAATCTTTCGTGCCGCTGTCAGTTTCTACCGTGACAAGAAAACCCGTCCCGTCCTTCTCGATCGCTTTGAGTGACGTGCGTCGTCGCAGTTGGACGCCGACTTCCTCGCCCCGCGCAACGAGTCTTTCGACAAGATCGGCATCGAAACCCTTGAGCGGTCTCTCGCCACGGTCGATGATGCACACCTTGCTGCCCGCGCGTGCTGCGATATGGCCAAACTCGAACGAGATGAAGCCGCCGCCGATGAACAGGATGCGTTCGGGCAGCGCATCGAGCCGCATGAACTCGGTGCTGTCGGTAAGGTGTTCGGAGCCGGGAACATCTATCGTCCGCGGCTTGGCACCCGTTGCGATCAGGAAATGGTTTGCCTGAAACTGCCCCTCGCCGTCGATTTCGACGGTATCTTCGCCGACGAAGCGCGCTTTCCCGTGAAGGGTAGTGACGCCGTTGCTCTCCAGACCGTTTTCGATCCGACCGGGCATTTTGTCGGTGAACGTCTGCGTGAAGGCGACCAGATCGGGCCAGTTGATGGCGATGTCGTTCGGTTCGATGCCCTTGCCGTGCATGAGCCGCGCTGCGTCGATGATTTCCGCCCCGCGGCGGAGCATTTTCTTCGGATCGCAGCCGCGCAGGGCGCAGGTGCCGCCATAAGGCAGTTCGTCGACTACCGCGACCGACCAACCGGCTGAGGCGCATTTGTTGGCGGCATTTACGGCCGCCATACCAACACCCAGCACTATAAGATCGAAGTTTCGCGTACTCATCTCACCGCCCTCCG
The sequence above is a segment of the Croceicoccus naphthovorans genome. Coding sequences within it:
- a CDS encoding dihydrolipoyl dehydrogenase family protein, which translates into the protein MSTRNFDLIVLGVGMAAVNAANKCASAGWSVAVVDELPYGGTCALRGCDPKKMLRRGAEIIDAARLMHGKGIEPNDIAINWPDLVAFTQTFTDKMPGRIENGLESNGVTTLHGKARFVGEDTVEIDGEGQFQANHFLIATGAKPRTIDVPGSEHLTDSTEFMRLDALPERILFIGGGFISFEFGHIAARAGSKVCIIDRGERPLKGFDADLVERLVARGEEVGVQLRRRTSLKAIEKDGTGFLVTVETDSGTKDLRADLVVHGAGRVPAIGRLDLAAANVEAGDKGVEVNAYLQSTSNPKIYAAGDAADTQGAPLTPVAVFEGKVAASNMLNGNRTKPDYAGVPSAVFTVPELSRVGMLEEEAREARHDIRVVENDTGDWYSNLRVGESCAATKVIIDNECDTILGAHLLGPEHGEIINFFGLAVRLGLTTSDLKKMVSAYPSVGSDLGSMV